The genomic stretch ATCATCACAAGACAGCGAAATATATGCAGTCCTTCGTTCAAGAAAAACGCACCAAACAGGAGAGAGAAAACAAAGCGATGCTGTTGTGCAAAAAACAGCCTCCCCACAAACAGCCATTAGACAGCCAAAACCATCTCAGGAACAAAAAGCCTCTATTAATACAATGGAAAGAGAGCTCTTGCTCGGAGCATATCACGAAGAAATACGTTTTTTGTGCGAAAAGGTTTATGGTGACCGGCTTATTTTAGAACAAAGAATAGAAGAAATCAAAGAAAACCCGACTATGGGAGAACAACTCTTATGGGATATGAAAGAAAACCCTCAGTCTATTTCTAAGCTTGCGGGTCGAAAAATTCTCGGCATAAAAAGTGATGCACGCAAACAAGCTGAAGAAACACTTCCTAATCTGTGTGAAGCCATTAACGGTTTTTTATATACCTCAAAATATGCAAAAGAGAATATTTTACAGAGTGCTCACGGGGAACAACGGCAACACGAACACACCCAACAGGAAGAAGCAATCACTCAACACACACAAAGTCGGCTCACTTCAGAAAGGCAAATCGAGCCTCTCTCCAATCAGGAAATTGCCCGCAGAGTTCAACAAGATCCATCGGTTCAATATGGTCAAAGAGAAGTCCAATATCGGTGTCAAATTGTTTATAAAGATCCATTTATTTTGCAATATAGAATGGAAGATATGCACAAAATTCCAGAAATGGGAGAAGAACTTGTCTTTCAAATTGAAAAGGATCCGACCTCTTTTGCTCCCCTTGCTGGTAGAAAGGCCCTTGGCATAAAAAATAGCGCACGCAAAGCCGCTGAAGAAAATCTTCCTACCCTTTGTACCGCCATTAAGGATTATGCTGACACGATAAAGCAATTAAGAGAAACCATTGTTCACAACCATCAAATAGAACAACAACAACGCCATCAACCGCTTACCGATCTCGATAAACAATTGCAAAAACAGCAAAGCCTATCACAACCCCCGCAGCTGCCTGAGCGTTCAACAACAAAGCGACGTCAAGAGCTTTCTGAAACATCGAGAAAAGAAGAACGCCCCCCTATTCAACCGCGCAGAGGTGAAGCATCAAAAGCCATAGCTTTGTCGTGATAATCTCATTACCATTGGTTTGTCATAAAAAACTTTGGTGCAATTATCTTGCCAAGATTGCACCAAGGATAGCGTATAACCTACAGAAAAATTTGAATAGACTCTCCTCTGCCAAAGTGCATTAATAAAATTGCACGATAACATTTCATAAAAATGGCCAACATTGATGCTGCGCCATCATGAACTTTGTTTCATGCGAAGAGGATCAAAATTTTCCCATCATTCAAATCGGCATTCTTCTTTGAAGAAGAAAAAACTTATGAAAATAACATAAGACAAAAAATGGAAAACATGAAAGAAAACACAGAACAGTGTGCTTCTTCCACACAGGAAGAATTACAAGAGCAACACCCTGCAATGAATGCAGTCGTTTTAAAGCAAATCAATGAAGCCGCACAAAATTTTTTCTACCCCAACAGCAAAGTGCTTAAAAATAAATACCGTATTAAAGATAAAGAAATATTAAAAGAACACTGTTCTGACAATGTAAAAAAAGAAATGATCAAACTTCTCCAAGAGCTCCCACCAGAGCAATTTGATGCTGCTTATCTCAAATATCTTCATCATCGCCTTTTTTCTCGTACATTTGAATGGACTGGACAAACCCGCCAAGCACCTTTTACCTTTGAAGATAACACTGTTGCTTCTATGCCCATTTTGAAAAGAAAAGAATTTACAAAGCCTTTTGCGATGGGCAGAAAAATCCAGGAGAGACTAAAAAAATTAGATAAAACACTTGCTGAAACAAATAGTTTAAAAGGCTTAACCCGCGAAACGTTTGTTGAACATGCTGCTGAAATGTTGATACAGCTCAACTATACGCACCCTTTCAGAGAAGGTAATGGACGCACACAACGAATGTTTTTTGAAAAACTCGCTCAAGCAGCAGGACACACACTCGACTTTTCTCTTGTAACAGAAAAACGCATGAACCTTGCCAGCACTGCATCGCTAATACATAACGATAAGGAAATGATGAAACATCTGCTTGAAGATATCTCCAATCCAGAAAAAATACTTATTCTAAAAGAATTCGTAGACAATATGAAACATATTGGGCTTAAGATTACTCATCATCATCTGATTATGACAGCAAAAGAAGGTCATACCTATACAGGCTTCTATAGAGGCTGTGGCCCCAAAGGCTTCATGCTTGATGCCAACGGGACTTTCATCATAGGAAATAAAAAAGATCTTACACCAGAGCAAATACAAACATTAAAAATGGGTGATACCCTCTCCTTTACAGCACCAAGCACTCAACACCCGCAAGAGGTGCTGATCCCCGCAGAAAAAATAGCGCCTCTTACAAGCAACGAAATTGCCACGAGGATAAAAAACAACGTATTACTTCAAGTAAGAAGAACAGAAATCGAAACTTTGTGCCAAATCATTTATGGCAATCGGCATATTTTGCAGGAAAAAATTGAAAGGATTCATGAAAATCACAGGGAAGGAGAACAGCTTACCTATCAAATTGCCACATCTCCTCAATCGATTGCTCAGTTGTCTAGGAGCAATATATTGGGCATAAAAAATAACGCGCGTGCCAATGCTGAAGCCAATATTTTGCCCCTCTGTAGAGCCATTGATTGTTATATCAATATTTTTAAACAAACAGAAAGAGACATTCTCCATGACCATCACACCAAACAAAGGCGCTGTGAACAGTCGGTCGCAATGCCTAAGGTTTGGATGCAAAATCTCCTCTCCTTGCCAAAAGAACAGCAGCAAGAAACGTTATCAAACTCTCCTGAATTAAGAGGTGAAATTAAGAGTTTATATCAAAAAAATCAATAAACGCTTATCCTCAAGCGAGCATGAAGCAATAAAAGAAAATAATCCCGAAAAACTGGCTAAGAGTCTTGGCACATCAGCTGTCAAAGCCAAAGAGATTCTGGAAATCGTCAAGCAGACAAAAGAGATAGAACAAAATATACACCCCTTGGCGTTTTATGACCACCAATTGAGTAACCGCTTAGCACCAAAGCAGCATCAATCTACCCCATAGCAATTATCCAAGAAAAACACTGAAAAAACATGGTCGAACACCAATGCCAGAAAACATCTATCAAAACATCAAGAGACAAGAAAATATGCCCTCTCACAAAACAGAGCACGCAAAGGCCATAACTCTCTAAAAATTCATATAAGCTTATCTTTTTTTACCCTCTCTGGTAAAAAAAGATAAGCTTTATCCCCTACCTTCATCGGCAAATCAATCGTGCGTCAACGAAATGCGAAAACCATAAGAGAAAAACTTTCAATAAACAAAGAAAAAGCCCCATCAATGATGAACAGGAATCTCAGCAGAGCAATTGATAAGGATTGGTCATTTTTGAAAAGATCATTCATCCCTTTCATTCCCTATAATGCCCTTGCCCGTGGTGCTAAAAACAGGCAAGATGTTGTTGAAAAATTACGTTTTGCCATCCTCTATTTATAGACTTTCTGAAACAAGAAGGCTGCCTCATTTGGGGAGAACATAAAGCTGTAAAGCCGTAAAAGTAAAACCCCATCACACGGCGTTGCCATCACCGTTGCGTTCAGCCTGACAAGCTTTTAAAAGCCTTAAAAGCCCTCTATCTTTTTCAAAAATGAAAATGGTGCATTGCTTCACGTTTTTATTTTATTTGCGTATCTTTAAATAGGGTATAATAAATTGATTTATGATGAGTATTCACTACTTTGCATGTTGAATGAAAGCTCCAAAGATCGTAAGATTCTCTCATTTCAAATCTCTTTATGTTGCATCAATCAAAACCATTCGTTTGCACGTTACAGATAGGATTAACGTATGGATCAAAATGATTTAAGAAAAGAGTAAAATGCCTTTTCATGAATCGCCTAAATGCAAAGTCTGTCGCAACATTCTAGAGCTGGAAAGATGTGTAATGGTGAGCCGGCTTGTTACTTCATAAGCACACAAATGGGTCAAGTCTCTCATGTAAAACACGGCGCCATTTGAATACACGCTCCACGAACATCACCCCCCTAGAGAGAAATGATTATTCTATATCCCTAAACTGTTATGATATCGCTTCCATATTTCATTTTGAAAAAGAAATTTTAATGATTTTATGACAACAATAAAAATTGTAAGGCAACTAAAACAAGGAGCATGTTAAAAGTCTTCACGCAACCATTGTTGACAGAAAGATAAACACCGTCGTAAAACGCTGCACAAATATATTCTTGTATGGGAATACAGATCAGATTTTTATGATTTAAAACGGCTTATTTCTCTACTCACCGCTTTTCTTTTACCACAAACCTGATATATTTTTATGACATTGATTAAAAAAATTGCAACCGTTGCTTCCGGAACTCTGATGAGCCGTATTTTTGGCTTCATCCGTGAAATGCTTATGGCAGCAGCACTAGGGACGGGTCCTGTTTCTGATGCCTTCAATGCGGCTTTTCGTTTTCCCAATACATTCCGCCGTTTTTTTGCTGAAGGTGCCTTTAATGCTGCTTTCATTCCTCTTTTTGCTAAAAAAATCACTGAAGATGGTCAAGAATCTGCCTGTAAATTCGCAGAAGAAGTTTTTGGTGTTCTCTTTTCGCTGCTTTTACTGTTAACCATTGCGATGGAACTGAGTATGCCTTTTTTGGTGCGAACGGTTATTGCGCCAGGCTTTAGCGAAGACGCCACAAAATTTAATGCCACCATTCATTTTACTGCGATCATGTTTCCTTATTTAACCTGCATGTCGCTCGCTGCGATGATGGGGGGCATGCTCAATGCTCTGCGCCGCTATTTTATTGCCGCCGTTGCGCCGCTCTTTTTAAATATTATTCTGATTGGTGTGCTCGCCTATGCTTGGATCTATCAACTTGACGCTTGGCACATCGGCTTAAATCTCTCTTGGGGTGTGTTGGCGGCAGGACTTCTTCAACTTGTCCTAATTGCGGTTGCTTTACGTCAAAGTGGCATGAAAATTTTCTTCCGCCGTCCCGATTTAACCCCTAATGTACGCAAGCTCTTAACCTTAGCATTCCCTGCAGCCATCACGGGTGGTATCACGCAAATTAATTTGCTCATCAATACCAACATTGCTTCTAGTCAATCAGGGGCTGTCTCTTCTTTGATGTATGCTGATCGGCTTTATCAATTGCCTCTAGGCGTGATTGCCATTGCCGTTGCAACCGTTCTTTTACCAGAATTAACCCGCGCGTTGCGAAGCAAAAAGCTTGAAGAAACTCACCATTTGCAAAATCGCTCTATTGAATTAACACTCCTGTTAACGCTTCCAGCATCCATCGCTTTTTTGCTGCTGTCCACCCCTATTGTTAGTTTACTCTTTGAGCGCGGACAATTTACCGATCAATCAACACAGCATGTTGCACAGTTATTGGGACTTTATGGACTAGGACTTCCAGCTTTTGTACTCATTAAGGTCTTTATTCCTAATTTCTTTGCCCATGAAGATACCAAAACACCAATGATTTTTACGGGCATTTGTGTTTTCATCAATATCAGCCTCGCTTTAACATTATTTCCTTTCTTTTCCGCACGCGGCATTGTTATTGCGGAAATTACTTCTGGATGGGTCAATACCCTACTGCTTTGGGGTGTCCTCATCAAACGGGGGTAT from Bartonella kosoyi encodes the following:
- a CDS encoding BID domain-containing T4SS effector — encoded protein: MKKKHPSPFITEMMEKFQQQAEQSPTRTPPPQVSQSVQSSGQKRPENLPPSPKVAPPPPPRVRASAQTSVKNQETPPLQTKVAPPKPPRARDREQHSTHVQASPSHTKRVAPPSPSHVRDKTPTDAKIQNPETLESPSAPIKAAPQRPPRAKDREQHSTHVQASPSHTKRVAPPPPSRVRDKTPTDAKIQNPETLESPSAPIKAAPQRPPRARDREQHSTHVQASPSHTKRVAPPPPPRVRDKTPQHRTVRQQSGSSSQDSEIYAVLRSRKTHQTGERKQSDAVVQKTASPQTAIRQPKPSQEQKASINTMERELLLGAYHEEIRFLCEKVYGDRLILEQRIEEIKENPTMGEQLLWDMKENPQSISKLAGRKILGIKSDARKQAEETLPNLCEAINGFLYTSKYAKENILQSAHGEQRQHEHTQQEEAITQHTQSRLTSERQIEPLSNQEIARRVQQDPSVQYGQREVQYRCQIVYKDPFILQYRMEDMHKIPEMGEELVFQIEKDPTSFAPLAGRKALGIKNSARKAAEENLPTLCTAIKDYADTIKQLRETIVHNHQIEQQQRHQPLTDLDKQLQKQQSLSQPPQLPERSTTKRRQELSETSRKEERPPIQPRRGEASKAIALS
- the murJ gene encoding murein biosynthesis integral membrane protein MurJ — its product is MTLIKKIATVASGTLMSRIFGFIREMLMAAALGTGPVSDAFNAAFRFPNTFRRFFAEGAFNAAFIPLFAKKITEDGQESACKFAEEVFGVLFSLLLLLTIAMELSMPFLVRTVIAPGFSEDATKFNATIHFTAIMFPYLTCMSLAAMMGGMLNALRRYFIAAVAPLFLNIILIGVLAYAWIYQLDAWHIGLNLSWGVLAAGLLQLVLIAVALRQSGMKIFFRRPDLTPNVRKLLTLAFPAAITGGITQINLLINTNIASSQSGAVSSLMYADRLYQLPLGVIAIAVATVLLPELTRALRSKKLEETHHLQNRSIELTLLLTLPASIAFLLLSTPIVSLLFERGQFTDQSTQHVAQLLGLYGLGLPAFVLIKVFIPNFFAHEDTKTPMIFTGICVFINISLALTLFPFFSARGIVIAEITSGWVNTLLLWGVLIKRGYWKYDAQLIKRILCLIIASLLSALVLYYGLHVCGFLSFPLSSKASFFLRFSTLAGIMLGIFSLYFIAYFLSNPLSFFHTLKNLKKRP
- a CDS encoding BID domain-containing T4SS effector, producing MKENTEQCASSTQEELQEQHPAMNAVVLKQINEAAQNFFYPNSKVLKNKYRIKDKEILKEHCSDNVKKEMIKLLQELPPEQFDAAYLKYLHHRLFSRTFEWTGQTRQAPFTFEDNTVASMPILKRKEFTKPFAMGRKIQERLKKLDKTLAETNSLKGLTRETFVEHAAEMLIQLNYTHPFREGNGRTQRMFFEKLAQAAGHTLDFSLVTEKRMNLASTASLIHNDKEMMKHLLEDISNPEKILILKEFVDNMKHIGLKITHHHLIMTAKEGHTYTGFYRGCGPKGFMLDANGTFIIGNKKDLTPEQIQTLKMGDTLSFTAPSTQHPQEVLIPAEKIAPLTSNEIATRIKNNVLLQVRRTEIETLCQIIYGNRHILQEKIERIHENHREGEQLTYQIATSPQSIAQLSRSNILGIKNNARANAEANILPLCRAIDCYINIFKQTERDILHDHHTKQRRCEQSVAMPKVWMQNLLSLPKEQQQETLSNSPELRGEIKSLYQKNQ